CGCGCTACATCTCGCGCTTGAGCGGGCAGGTCGCTCGCCTTAGCTAGTTGCCAATGCGCGACAGCGACCCGCCCTCCGATCCGAGCAGCGCCCAGCGGACCATCGCAGCCGCTGCTAGCGCGCACCCTCATGGGGTCGGTTCTGCGTCCGGACCGGCAGGATAACGAAGCGTGCTGGTCCCGTCGGCGGAGCTTTTTCACAGCACGATCGAGAAAAAGAGGCGTGCGGCGCTGAAATAGACCACGAGGCCGATCACGTCGACCAGCGACGCTACGAACGGCGTCGACGACACCGCGGGATCACCACCCAGTCGCTTGATGGCCAAAGGCAGCAGCGAGCCCGTGAGCGACCCGATGCTCACGACGGCCAGAATGCTGGATGCGACCGTAACGCCCATGGTGAGCGCGTTCGCCGAGGCCATCAAGAAGTAGGCGCGAATGAAGCCGACAGCGGCCAGCAGCGCGCCGAGCATCAAGCCGATCGACAGCTCGCGCCACAGGATCCGCAGCCAGTCAGCTGGTCCGATCTCGTCGAGGGCCAGTGCGCGGATGATCAGGGAGGAGGACTGGGAGCCCGAATTGCCCCCCGAGGAGATGATCAGCGGGATGAAGATGGCCAGGTCGAGCAGAACGGCGAGGTCGCCCTCGTAGGTCTCCATCACCGACGCGGTCAAGAGCTCACCCACGAAAAGCAGGGCCAGCCACGTAATACGCTTGCGCACGAATTTGAGGATTCCGGTGTCGAGGTAGCGATCGCTGATGGGCTCGACAGCGCCCATCTTCTGTGCGTCCTCCGTGGCCTCCTCGATGACCACGTCCACCACATCGTCGACCGTGACTACGCCGAGCATGCAGCCCCGGGCATCGACCACCGGCAACGCCGTGTAATCGTAACGCGCCATCGTGTTGGCCACGTCTTCCTGGTCGGTCTCGGGCGCAACCGTGACCAGCTTCCTCGTCATGGCCTCCGAGATCCGCTGTCCCGGATCGGCCAGGATCAACTCCCTGAGCGACAGTACCCCCGTCAGTCGCCCGTCCTGCGCGATCGCGTACACGTAGTAGAGCATTTCGACGTCTTGCTCGCGTCCGAGGCGGCGCAGCTCGTCAAGCGCGTCGCGTGCCCGCAGCTCGGAGGACAAGGCGACGTATTCGGTCGTCATGAGGCCGCCGGCGGTCTCCGGCTCGTGCGCGCTCAACGTCCTCAGGTCGCGGGCAACCTCTGGCTCGTTCAGGTCGAGATGGCTCAGGATCTCATCACGCAAGGGCGACGGCAGCTCCTGCACCACGTCGGCTCGGTCGTCAGGAGCCATCTCCACCATGAGATCGGCCGCGTGATCGGTGTGAAGGCCACCCAGAATGCCGCTCTGCAGCTCGTCGGGAAGCCGGTGCAGCACCTCGGCCGCCGTCTCGACCGGCAGCTGCCGCATCAACGCCAGCGCCTGCTCGTCGCTCAGCTCGCCCAACACTTCGGCTACGTCTTCGGCATGCGCGCCAACGAGGATCCCTCGCAGACGCGCAGGATCGCTCTCGAGCAAGGCGCGGATCTCGTCTTCGCTGGGGAGGCCCATAGGGCGGCTATTCTGCTCGAAAGTCGCCGGGAAGCCAGTCACGGTTTGGAGCCGGCATGGAGCCAGCCCTCGCTGCTGTGAAACGAGCGCGATGAAGGTAGGCTACGCGCATGAATCCACGCTTTGCCCAAATCGAGACCCTCGCGCTTCATGCCGGGCAACCGCACGACCCTCAGACCGGAGCGGTGATACCCCCGATCTCGCTGTCCACGACCTTTGCCCAGGAGGCTCCGGGAAGGCACAAGGGCTTCGACTACTCGCGCAGCGACAACCCCACGCGCCGCATGCTCGAGCAGTGCGTGGCCGCGCTCGAGGGCGGGACGCATGCCCTGGCCTTCGCCTCCGGCTGCGCAGCCGCCGCAAGCGTGATGCAAACGCTCGAGCCTGGATCGCACGTGGTGGCCTGCGACGATGTCTACGGAGGCACATTTCGGCTGCTAGAGCACGTCTTCCGCAACTACGGCATCGAGACGACCTGGGTCGACCTGACGAGCCTTGGCTCCCTGCACGATGCGCTGCGGCCCGAGACCCGCCTCGTCTGGACCGAAACGCCGACCAACCCCCTGCTCAGGGTCGTAGACATCGCCGCCGTGAGCGCCGTGGCTCGAGCCCACGGGGCGCTGCTGTGTGTGGACAACACCTTTGCTACACCTGTGCTTCAGCGACCCCTGGCGCTAGGGGCCGACGTGGTCGTGCACTCCACGACCAAGTACCTGAACGGCCACAGCGATTCGGTAGGCGGAGTGGTGGTGACCCATGACGCGCAGCTGCACCAGCGGCTGCGGTTTCTGCAAAAGTCGCTCGGCGCCGTACCCTCTCCCTTTGACTGCTTCCTGGTCCTCAGGGGCCTCAAGACGCTGCCCGTTCGAATCGAGCGCCATTGCGGCAATGCCACGCGGCTGGCCCGTTGGCTGAGCGCGCAACCAGGCGTGGACAAGGTCATCTATCCGGGCCTCGCGGATCACCCCCAGCACACGCTTGCGGCCGAGCAGATGAAGGCGCCCGGGGGCATGCTGAGCTTCGTGCTGGGTGGAGGCCGAACCGCGGCCGACCGCCTTCTGGGGGCGCTCGAGCTGCTGGCGTGCGCGGAGAGCCTCGGCGGCGTCGAGTCCTTGATCGAGCACCCGGCAAGCATGACCCACGCTGGGCTCCCGCCTGCCCTTCGGGCGCGCTTGGGGATCGACGAAGGCCTGGTGCGGGTGTCGGTGGGCCTGGAGGCCGAAAGCGACTTGCGGGAAGATCTGCGGGCAGGCCTGGATCGCGCCCGCGAGCCATGACCGCTGCGGGTCAAAGCCGCCAGGGGGGACTTCCGGTTGGTCTTTGCCGGCAAGCCTGCTATGGACACGAGCCGCGATGTCCGAAAACCCAACACACGTAGCGCTCTCCCCAGTGCCTCCCGCAGACGCTTGGTCCACGACCAGCTGGCGGCAACGAGTGGCCAAGCAGCAGCCCATGTATCCGGACGCCGAGGAGTTCGCTCGCTGTGTGCAGAAACTAAGCAGCAAACCTCCCCTGGTGGCACCAGGCGAGGTCGTGCGGCTGCGCCACAGGCTCGCAGAAGCCGCACGGGGCGAGCGTTTCGTGTTGCATGGTGGTGACTGCGCCGAGACGTTCGACGACTGCACGGCGGAGTCGCTCCAAGCCAGGCTCAAGATGCTGCTGCAAATGAGCCTGGTGCTGACTCATGCCACCCGGAGGCCGGTGCTGCGCATCGGCCGGCTGGCCGGCCAGTACGCAAAGCCGCGCAGCGCAGCCACCGAACAGCTCGCGGGTCAAGAACTGCCATCGTACCGGGGGGACTTGATCAACGGCCTGCAAGCCACGCCCCAGGCGCGCCGGCCCGACCCAGAGCGCATCCTGCATGGATACCACCACGCTGCAGCGAGCTTGAACTACATCCGAGCTCTGATCGAAGGGGGCTTTGCAGACCTTCACGACCCGCGCCGGTGGGATCTGGCGTTTATCGAGCGCAGTCCGCGTAGGCAAACCTACAGGCGCATAGTCAACGCGATCATGGACGCCGTGGCGCTCATGGACACGGTCGGAGCGTCGACCGAAGCGCTCAAGCGCATCGAGATCTACACCTCCCATGAAGCGTTGCTGCTCCCGTACGAAGAGGCGCTGACGCGTGAGACCTCCGCGCATGGCGTCATGAACCTGGGCGCCCACCTGCTGTGGGTGGGCTACCGTACCGGTGATCTGGATGGAGCCCACGTGGAGTACCTGCGCGGGCTAGGCAATCCCGTCGCGGTCAAAGTAGGACCCAAAATGCAACCCGAGCATGTGCTCGGCCTGCTCGAACGGCTCAATCCAGGGCGCGAAGCGGGTCGCATCACGCTCATCAGCCGCTTCGGTGCCGAGGGCGTGGCACAGCACTTGCCGGAGCTGATCCGGGCCGTGCGTACGACCGACCAACCTGTGCTGTGGAGCTGCGACCCCATGCACGGCAACACGGAGACCGTCGCAGGCCGCAAGACCCGTCGCGTCGAAGCCATCTTCTCGGAGCTCGAGCAGACGTTCGCTCTGCACTGCCAGGCCGATTCGAGGCTCGGCGGAGTGCACTTCGAGATGACCGGAGAAAACGTCACCGAGTGCGTCGGCGGGGCAGTGCAAATCAGCGAGGAAGACCTCGGGCGTTCCTACGAAACCGCCTGCGATCCGAGGCTGAACCCAAGCCAAGCGCTGGAGGTGGCGTTTCTGATCGCTCAGACATTGCACGCCGAGTCGGAAGACCACGGATAGCAAGCGCGGTGGCGGTTTTTCTCCGGGCGCGCCAGCGATCGCATCCAACCTGCGCGGCCGGTCAGTCGTCGGGGCAGCTGCGGTTGCACACCAGCAAGCCGCCGCCGCAGTCGCGAACCTGCCCGTCGCATTGCAGGTTGCAGTTGGCGCCGCCGCAATTGTAGGCAGTGCAGCGCGCACCGCCCAGGCATTGAAGCGTGCAACTTCCTGGAGTGCGGCAGTCGAGCGAGCAGCTCTCGCCTGCGTTGCACCGTTGCAGGCAGTTGCCGGGACCGTGGCAGTCGATGTCGCAGTTCGCTTGGCTCCCGCAGTGCTGGACGCACGGTCCGGCAACTGCATTGCAGTCAAGGTTGCACTCGGAGCCGGCCGAGCAGTGCTGTTCCGCCTGGACCGCCTTCTCCGCGTTCAGGGGCCGCGCTCCTTGCGGGCGACGAGGGCTGTAGCTTACGGTCACGGGGTCGGAGAGCGCCAGATTCTCTCGGACGGGCTGGCAGGGGGCCACGCGATTGAGCTACCCTCTTGGCCATCTGTATGTCGCGGGCGGCAGTTCCATGAACGATTCTGGAGGCTATGGCGTGCGTTCGTTCTGGATAGCGGGCTACACGTTGCTTGGTTGTTTGATCGCTTCGTCCGGCCTGGCGCAATCCTCGGCTACGCTAAACCGCTTCAGTGCCGCGGAGACACCGGAGGATGATTTCCACCTGAGCCGGCCGAGCGCGCTGGGCGATCCCGGTTTGGGTGTCCAGGTACACGTGGACTACGCGAACGACCCGCTCGTTGTCGAAGCCAACCTCGGCGACCCCAGCAGCGAGATCGCGCGCGTCGTGGAGCACCAGCTCAACGGGACCTTGGGTATCAGCTTGGGTGTCCTGGACCGGTTGGTGCTGTCGGTGGGTCTACCGGTGGTGTTTGTGCAGCGCGGCGATGCGGTTGGCGATTTGGCTGCGCTCGGCGTGCAGCTCGCGGCGGACGGTGAAGGTCTGGCCGACGCATACGCGGGCCTGCGCGTGCGACTCGCGGGGGAGGCGCAGGACGCTGCTGCCCTCGCGCTGCAGGTCGTGGCGACTTTCCCGAGCGCTGGCGAGCAGCGCCTGCGCGGCGATGAGGGCGTTTCGTTGGCGCCGGAGCTGCTGCTGGAGCTGCGGCCCGGTCCCGCGCGCATGGTGCTCAATGTGGGTGGCCGTATTCGCAAGAACGCGTCGGATCCGAGCAGCAACATGTTGTTCTCGGACGAGCTGAGCTTCGGACTGGGCTTCGGCGTGCCGATGTTCGGCAAGGCCGTGGATCGCGAAACGCATCTAGACCTGGTCGCGCAGATCTACGGAAGCACTCAGCTCGAAGAGAGCTTTGGCCGGGAGACCACGGCGCTCGAGGCGGTCTTCGGGTTGAAGTACCAGCATGCTTCGGGTGTGACCTTGGGTGCCGTTGCCGGGCCCGGGCTCAGCCGCGGC
The window above is part of the Pseudomonadota bacterium genome. Proteins encoded here:
- a CDS encoding PLP-dependent aspartate aminotransferase family protein — encoded protein: MNPRFAQIETLALHAGQPHDPQTGAVIPPISLSTTFAQEAPGRHKGFDYSRSDNPTRRMLEQCVAALEGGTHALAFASGCAAAASVMQTLEPGSHVVACDDVYGGTFRLLEHVFRNYGIETTWVDLTSLGSLHDALRPETRLVWTETPTNPLLRVVDIAAVSAVARAHGALLCVDNTFATPVLQRPLALGADVVVHSTTKYLNGHSDSVGGVVVTHDAQLHQRLRFLQKSLGAVPSPFDCFLVLRGLKTLPVRIERHCGNATRLARWLSAQPGVDKVIYPGLADHPQHTLAAEQMKAPGGMLSFVLGGGRTAADRLLGALELLACAESLGGVESLIEHPASMTHAGLPPALRARLGIDEGLVRVSVGLEAESDLREDLRAGLDRAREP
- the mgtE gene encoding magnesium transporter → MGLPSEDEIRALLESDPARLRGILVGAHAEDVAEVLGELSDEQALALMRQLPVETAAEVLHRLPDELQSGILGGLHTDHAADLMVEMAPDDRADVVQELPSPLRDEILSHLDLNEPEVARDLRTLSAHEPETAGGLMTTEYVALSSELRARDALDELRRLGREQDVEMLYYVYAIAQDGRLTGVLSLRELILADPGQRISEAMTRKLVTVAPETDQEDVANTMARYDYTALPVVDARGCMLGVVTVDDVVDVVIEEATEDAQKMGAVEPISDRYLDTGILKFVRKRITWLALLFVGELLTASVMETYEGDLAVLLDLAIFIPLIISSGGNSGSQSSSLIIRALALDEIGPADWLRILWRELSIGLMLGALLAAVGFIRAYFLMASANALTMGVTVASSILAVVSIGSLTGSLLPLAIKRLGGDPAVSSTPFVASLVDVIGLVVYFSAARLFFSIVL
- a CDS encoding 3-deoxy-7-phosphoheptulonate synthase, producing MSENPTHVALSPVPPADAWSTTSWRQRVAKQQPMYPDAEEFARCVQKLSSKPPLVAPGEVVRLRHRLAEAARGERFVLHGGDCAETFDDCTAESLQARLKMLLQMSLVLTHATRRPVLRIGRLAGQYAKPRSAATEQLAGQELPSYRGDLINGLQATPQARRPDPERILHGYHHAAASLNYIRALIEGGFADLHDPRRWDLAFIERSPRRQTYRRIVNAIMDAVALMDTVGASTEALKRIEIYTSHEALLLPYEEALTRETSAHGVMNLGAHLLWVGYRTGDLDGAHVEYLRGLGNPVAVKVGPKMQPEHVLGLLERLNPGREAGRITLISRFGAEGVAQHLPELIRAVRTTDQPVLWSCDPMHGNTETVAGRKTRRVEAIFSELEQTFALHCQADSRLGGVHFEMTGENVTECVGGAVQISEEDLGRSYETACDPRLNPSQALEVAFLIAQTLHAESEDHG